From Megalobrama amblycephala isolate DHTTF-2021 linkage group LG24, ASM1881202v1, whole genome shotgun sequence, the proteins below share one genomic window:
- the myt1a gene encoding myelin transcription factor 1 isoform X1: protein MKLCKTFLENEFRGQLLSQRWTRGDRVSSCENKRSRRVKMSQDADEKRTRTRSKGIRVPLELVGQDYSCPTPGCDGLGHVSGKYARHRSALGCPLAKKRKLQEAEENQPAPKKKPNPLKLAMDDGFNADSDTNSETEAKDDGVESEEDTIDKEMEVKEKTPTLEAMTEESSQMDLEEKKTPVRETSSPVPEDEIEKEEANIEATPIQQITMDTETEEELQVAEEIQAREEEIEEEAEEITEEERVTQQLKETDEPVTTVEEEEEDDDEDEEEGEEETRCLSQKNNSDHQYFSGDFGKIQTKETGETEKDSEDDDEEGDEEEEQSQVEPSSLIAPAPAASAQELDVMTHSNINLDHPLGEDEEEDEEEEEEEDDERDDASEKDSPTVVIELGSEGEEEEEEEDDGEEEEADEVDDDELDSMSQRSEVTDDSETYDMTRGNLGLLEQAIALKAEQNGRSSEESCSPEQQRYHSPEERMSKAMDIAARRAYYGKEGSRSEKKEVKCPTPGCDGTGHVTGLYPHHRSLSGCPHKDRIPPEILAMHENVLKCPTPGCTGQGHVNSNRNTHRSLSGCPIAAAGKHKSHEKQSQPQTSVSDPATGGSNSDRVLRPMCFVKQLEIPQYGSYRPNAMPATPRANLAKELEKYSKVSFDYASFDVQVFGKRMLAPKMPTSETSPKAFKSKPFPKAPSPSHSLSGGYTKSSSSSTSSGYDYTHDAEAAHMAATAILNLSTRCWERPENLSTRQPDQASKDMDIEVDENGTLDLSMKKPKREGVRSPDPSSSSSSSSQHHGVTSPHSSHTYKQEEWEGPLDYTKSNRQKEEEPEEVEYTTHSYASSDGEDDDATQESMEDRKYPGEVTTSSFKVKFQPKDCKKEVLLCPTPGCDGSGHITGNYASHRSLSGCPLADKSLRTLMAAHTAELKCPTPGCDGSGHITGNYASHRSLSGCPRAKKGGIKTTPTKDDKEDSELLKCPVPGCDSLGHISGKYATHRSAYGCPLAARRQKEGMLNGTPFSWKAFKTEGPTCPTPGCDGSGHANGSFLTHRSLSGCPRASANKKRARFPGDDYISKKFRASDVLDNDEDIKQLNKEINELNESNTEMEADMANLHTQISSMEKNLKSMEEENKLIEEKNEALFMELSGLSQALIRSLANIRLPQMQEPITEQNFDTYVDTLTHMFTDKECYQNPENRALLESINQAVKGIEV, encoded by the exons ATGAAGTTGTGTAAAACTTTTCTGG AGAATGAGTTCAGGGGGCAGCTGCTGAGCCAGAGGTGGACACGAGGGGACAGAGTTAGCAGCTGTGAGAACAAGAGGAGTAGGAGAGTcaaa ATGAGCCAAGACGCAGATGAGAAGCGGACAAGGACACGCTCAAAAGGAATCAGAG TTCCTCTTGAGCTTGTTGGACAAGATTACAG CTGCCCTACGCCAGGATGTGACGGCCTAGGCCATGTCAGCGGAAAGTACGCACGACACAGAAG TGCATTGGGCTGCCCATTAGCAAAGAAACGAAAACTCCAGGAGGCTGAGGAGAATCAGCCAGCCCCAAAAAAGAAACCCAACCCCCTAAAGCTGGCCATGGATGATGGGTTCAATGCAGACAGTGACACAAACAGTGAAACAGAAGCAAAAGATGACGGAGTGGAGTCTGAAGAAGACACTATCGATAAAGAGATGGAGGTGAAAGAAAAGACACCTACATTAGAAGCAATGACAG AAGAAAGTTCACAAATGGATTTAGAAGAGAAAAAGACGCCTGTCCGAGAAACATCAAGTCCAGTGCCAGAGGACGAAATTGAGAAAGAGGAAGCCAATATTGAGGCCACGCCCATCCAACAAATCACCATGGATACTGAAACAGAGGAGGAGCTACAGGTCGCCGAAGAGATTCAAGCTCGAGAAGAAGAGATAGAGGAGGAAGCAGAAGAGATTACGGAAGAGGAGCGAGTGACCCAGCAACTGAAAGAGACCGACGAGCCTGTGACAACAGTtgaggaagaagaggaggacgatgatgaggatgaggaagagGGAGAAGAGGAAACACGATGTCTGAGCCAGAAGAACAACTCGGACCACCAGTACTTCAGTGGAGACTTTGGCAAAATCCAGACCAAAGAGACTGGGGAGACAGAGAAGGAcagtgaagatgatgatgaggaaggagatgaggaggaggaacAATCCCAGGTAGAGCCTTCCTCCCTAATCGCCCCTGCGCCCGCTGCTTCAGCTCAGGAATTAGATGTGATGACACACAGCAACATAAATCTAGACCATCCTCTTGGtgaagatgaggaggaggacgaggaggaggaggaggaggaggatgacgAGAGAGATGACGCTTCAGAGAAAGACTCACCCACTGTAGTCATCGAGCTgggttcagagggagaggaagaggaggaagaggaagatgaCGGAGAAGAAGAGGAGGCAGATGAAGTAGACGATGACGAGTTAGACAGCATGTcacagaggtcagaggtcacagaTGACTCTGAGACGTACGACATGACACGAGGGAACCTGGGACTTTTGGAACAGGCCATTGCACTGAAAGCTGAACAAAACGGCCGCAGTTCTGAAGAGAGCTGCTCTCCTGAGCAGCAGCGCTACCACAGCCCAGAGGAGAGGATGAGTAAGGCCATGGACATCGCCGCTCGTAGAGCATACTATGGCAAAG AAGGTTCTAgatcagagaagaaggaagtaAAGTGCCCTACTCCAGGATGTGATGGGACAGGTCATGTGACTGGATTATACCCACACCACCGCAGCCTTTCTGGGTGCCCACACAAGGACAGAATCCCTCCAGAGA TCTTGGCAATGCATGAGAACGTACTGAAGTGTCCAACACCTGGATGCACTGGACAGGGACATGTGAACAGCAACCGCAACACACATCGCAG TCTCTCTGGCTGCCCTATTGCTGCTGCAGGGAAACACAAAAGCCATGAAAAGCAGTCACAGCCGCAGACCTCTGTCAGTGATCCAGCCACCGGAGGCTCAAACTCTGACAGAGTTCTCAG GCCGATGTGTTTTGTGAAACAGCTGGAGATCCCTCAGTACGGTAGCTACAGGCCCAATGCCATGCCGGCCACTCCTCGGGCCAACCTGGCCAAGGAGCTGGAGAAGTATTCCAAGGTGTCCTTTGACTATGCAAGCTTTGATGTACAGGTATTTGGCAAGCGCATGCTTGCCCCCAAGATGCCCACCAGCGAAACCTCACCTAAAGCCTTCAAAT CCAAACCATTCCCTAAAGCCCCATCCCCAAGCCACAGCCTGTCTGGAGGCTACACCAAAAGCAGCTCCTCTTCCACCTCCAGTGGGTACGATTATACCCATGATGCCGAAGCCGCACACATGGCTGCCACTGCCATTCTCAACCTGTCCACCCGCTGCTGGGAGAGACCTGAAAACCTTAGCACTCGACAGCCAGATCAGGCCAGCAAA GACATGGACATTGAGGTGGATGAAAATGGCACTCTGGACCTCAGCATGAAGAAACCCAAGAGGGAAGGAGTCAGGTCACCAGACCCATCTTCATCCTCGTCATCATCTTCTCAACATCATGGCGTCACCTCACCCCACTCCAGCCACACCTATAAACAAGAGGAGTGGGAGGGGCCTCTGGATTACACCAAGTCAAACCGACAGAAAgaggaggagccagaggag GTGGAGTACACCACACATTCATATGCCTCCTCTGATGGAGAAGATGATGATGCCACTCAGGAGAGCATGGAGGACAGGAAGTACCCTGGTGAGGTCACAACCTCCAGCTTCAAGGTCAAATTCCAGCCCAAGGACTGCAAGAAAGAGGTCTTGCT ATGTCCCACCCCAGGTTGTGATGGTAGTGGACATATAACTGGGAACTATGCCTCTCACCGCAG TCTCTCTGGTTGTCCCCTTGCTGATAAAAGTCTTCGGACCCTCATGGCTGCCCACACTGCTGAACTCAA ATGCCCTACTCCAGGTTGTGATGGATCAGGACACATCACTGGAAACTATGCTTCCCATAGAAG TCTGTCTGGATGTCCACGTGCCAAGAAAGGAGGAATTAAAACCACCCCAACAAAGGATGACAAGGAAGATTCGGAGCTCCTaaa GTGCCCAGTGCCAGGTTGTGACAGTCTGGGGCATATCAGTGGGAAATACGCCACCCACCGCAGTGCCTATGGGTGCCCACTGGCAGCACGCCGGCAGAAGGAGGGCATGTTAAATGGCACACCGTTCTCCTGGAAGGCCTTCAAGACTGAGGGCCCGACCTGCCCCACGCCAGGATGTGATGGATCAGGACATGCCAACGGCAGCTTTCTCACTCATCGCAG TTTATCAGGTTGCCCTAGAGCTTCAGCTAACAAGAAGAGAGCCAGGTTTCCAGGAGATGACTACATCAGCAAGAAATTCAGGGCAAGTGATG TTCTTGACAATGATGAAGACATAAAACAGCTGAACAAAGAGATCAATGAGCTGAATGAGTCAAACACTGAAATGGAAGCAGACATGGCCAACCTCCATACACAG ATCTCATCCATGGAGAAGAAcctcaagagcatggaggaaGAGAATAAGCTCATAGAGGAGAAGAATGAGGCTCTGTTCATGGAACTGTCAGGCCTGAGCCAGGCTCTTATCCGCAGCCTTGCCAACATCCGTCTACCACAGATG CAAGAGCCCATCACTGAGCAGAATTTTGACACATACGTGGATACGCTGACCCACATGTTCACCGATAAGGAGTGCTATCAGAACCCAGAGAACCGAGCCCTACTCGAGTCGATCAACCAGGCCGTCAAAGGCATCGAGGTGTGA
- the myt1a gene encoding myelin transcription factor 1 isoform X2: MKLCKTFLENEFRGQLLSQRWTRGDRVSSCENKRSRRVKMSQDADEKRTRTRSKGIRVPLELVGQDYSCPTPGCDGLGHVSGKYARHRSALGCPLAKKRKLQEAEENQPAPKKKPNPLKLAMDDGFNADSDTNSETEAKDDGVESEEDTIDKEMEVKEKTPTLEAMTEESSQMDLEEKKTPVRETSSPVPEDEIEKEEANIEATPIQQITMDTETEEELQVAEEIQAREEEIEEEAEEITEEERVTQQLKETDEPVTTVEEEEEDDDEDEEEGEEETRCLSQKNNSDHQYFSGDFGKIQTKETGETEKDSEDDDEEGDEEEEQSQVEPSSLIAPAPAASAQELDVMTHSNINLDHPLGEDEEEDEEEEEEEDDERDDASEKDSPTVVIELGSEGEEEEEEEDDGEEEEADEVDDDELDSMSQRSEVTDDSETYDMTRGNLGLLEQAIALKAEQNGRSSEESCSPEQQRYHSPEERMSKAMDIAARRAYYGKEGSRSEKKEVKCPTPGCDGTGHVTGLYPHHRSLSGCPHKDRIPPEILAMHENVLKCPTPGCTGQGHVNSNRNTHRSLSGCPIAAAGKHKSHEKQSQPQTSVSDPATGGSNSDRVLRPMCFVKQLEIPQYGSYRPNAMPATPRANLAKELEKYSKVSFDYASFDVQVFGKRMLAPKMPTSETSPKAFKSKPFPKAPSPSHSLSGGYTKSSSSSTSSGYDYTHDAEAAHMAATAILNLSTRCWERPENLSTRQPDQASKDMDIEVDENGTLDLSMKKPKREGVRSPDPSSSSSSSSQHHGVTSPHSSHTYKQEEWEGPLDYTKSNRQKEEEPEEVEYTTHSYASSDGEDDDATQESMEDRKYPGEVTTSSFKVKFQPKDCKKEVLLLSGCPLADKSLRTLMAAHTAELKCPTPGCDGSGHITGNYASHRSLSGCPRAKKGGIKTTPTKDDKEDSELLKCPVPGCDSLGHISGKYATHRSAYGCPLAARRQKEGMLNGTPFSWKAFKTEGPTCPTPGCDGSGHANGSFLTHRSLSGCPRASANKKRARFPGDDYISKKFRASDVLDNDEDIKQLNKEINELNESNTEMEADMANLHTQISSMEKNLKSMEEENKLIEEKNEALFMELSGLSQALIRSLANIRLPQMQEPITEQNFDTYVDTLTHMFTDKECYQNPENRALLESINQAVKGIEV, from the exons ATGAAGTTGTGTAAAACTTTTCTGG AGAATGAGTTCAGGGGGCAGCTGCTGAGCCAGAGGTGGACACGAGGGGACAGAGTTAGCAGCTGTGAGAACAAGAGGAGTAGGAGAGTcaaa ATGAGCCAAGACGCAGATGAGAAGCGGACAAGGACACGCTCAAAAGGAATCAGAG TTCCTCTTGAGCTTGTTGGACAAGATTACAG CTGCCCTACGCCAGGATGTGACGGCCTAGGCCATGTCAGCGGAAAGTACGCACGACACAGAAG TGCATTGGGCTGCCCATTAGCAAAGAAACGAAAACTCCAGGAGGCTGAGGAGAATCAGCCAGCCCCAAAAAAGAAACCCAACCCCCTAAAGCTGGCCATGGATGATGGGTTCAATGCAGACAGTGACACAAACAGTGAAACAGAAGCAAAAGATGACGGAGTGGAGTCTGAAGAAGACACTATCGATAAAGAGATGGAGGTGAAAGAAAAGACACCTACATTAGAAGCAATGACAG AAGAAAGTTCACAAATGGATTTAGAAGAGAAAAAGACGCCTGTCCGAGAAACATCAAGTCCAGTGCCAGAGGACGAAATTGAGAAAGAGGAAGCCAATATTGAGGCCACGCCCATCCAACAAATCACCATGGATACTGAAACAGAGGAGGAGCTACAGGTCGCCGAAGAGATTCAAGCTCGAGAAGAAGAGATAGAGGAGGAAGCAGAAGAGATTACGGAAGAGGAGCGAGTGACCCAGCAACTGAAAGAGACCGACGAGCCTGTGACAACAGTtgaggaagaagaggaggacgatgatgaggatgaggaagagGGAGAAGAGGAAACACGATGTCTGAGCCAGAAGAACAACTCGGACCACCAGTACTTCAGTGGAGACTTTGGCAAAATCCAGACCAAAGAGACTGGGGAGACAGAGAAGGAcagtgaagatgatgatgaggaaggagatgaggaggaggaacAATCCCAGGTAGAGCCTTCCTCCCTAATCGCCCCTGCGCCCGCTGCTTCAGCTCAGGAATTAGATGTGATGACACACAGCAACATAAATCTAGACCATCCTCTTGGtgaagatgaggaggaggacgaggaggaggaggaggaggaggatgacgAGAGAGATGACGCTTCAGAGAAAGACTCACCCACTGTAGTCATCGAGCTgggttcagagggagaggaagaggaggaagaggaagatgaCGGAGAAGAAGAGGAGGCAGATGAAGTAGACGATGACGAGTTAGACAGCATGTcacagaggtcagaggtcacagaTGACTCTGAGACGTACGACATGACACGAGGGAACCTGGGACTTTTGGAACAGGCCATTGCACTGAAAGCTGAACAAAACGGCCGCAGTTCTGAAGAGAGCTGCTCTCCTGAGCAGCAGCGCTACCACAGCCCAGAGGAGAGGATGAGTAAGGCCATGGACATCGCCGCTCGTAGAGCATACTATGGCAAAG AAGGTTCTAgatcagagaagaaggaagtaAAGTGCCCTACTCCAGGATGTGATGGGACAGGTCATGTGACTGGATTATACCCACACCACCGCAGCCTTTCTGGGTGCCCACACAAGGACAGAATCCCTCCAGAGA TCTTGGCAATGCATGAGAACGTACTGAAGTGTCCAACACCTGGATGCACTGGACAGGGACATGTGAACAGCAACCGCAACACACATCGCAG TCTCTCTGGCTGCCCTATTGCTGCTGCAGGGAAACACAAAAGCCATGAAAAGCAGTCACAGCCGCAGACCTCTGTCAGTGATCCAGCCACCGGAGGCTCAAACTCTGACAGAGTTCTCAG GCCGATGTGTTTTGTGAAACAGCTGGAGATCCCTCAGTACGGTAGCTACAGGCCCAATGCCATGCCGGCCACTCCTCGGGCCAACCTGGCCAAGGAGCTGGAGAAGTATTCCAAGGTGTCCTTTGACTATGCAAGCTTTGATGTACAGGTATTTGGCAAGCGCATGCTTGCCCCCAAGATGCCCACCAGCGAAACCTCACCTAAAGCCTTCAAAT CCAAACCATTCCCTAAAGCCCCATCCCCAAGCCACAGCCTGTCTGGAGGCTACACCAAAAGCAGCTCCTCTTCCACCTCCAGTGGGTACGATTATACCCATGATGCCGAAGCCGCACACATGGCTGCCACTGCCATTCTCAACCTGTCCACCCGCTGCTGGGAGAGACCTGAAAACCTTAGCACTCGACAGCCAGATCAGGCCAGCAAA GACATGGACATTGAGGTGGATGAAAATGGCACTCTGGACCTCAGCATGAAGAAACCCAAGAGGGAAGGAGTCAGGTCACCAGACCCATCTTCATCCTCGTCATCATCTTCTCAACATCATGGCGTCACCTCACCCCACTCCAGCCACACCTATAAACAAGAGGAGTGGGAGGGGCCTCTGGATTACACCAAGTCAAACCGACAGAAAgaggaggagccagaggag GTGGAGTACACCACACATTCATATGCCTCCTCTGATGGAGAAGATGATGATGCCACTCAGGAGAGCATGGAGGACAGGAAGTACCCTGGTGAGGTCACAACCTCCAGCTTCAAGGTCAAATTCCAGCCCAAGGACTGCAAGAAAGAGGTCTTGCT TCTCTCTGGTTGTCCCCTTGCTGATAAAAGTCTTCGGACCCTCATGGCTGCCCACACTGCTGAACTCAA ATGCCCTACTCCAGGTTGTGATGGATCAGGACACATCACTGGAAACTATGCTTCCCATAGAAG TCTGTCTGGATGTCCACGTGCCAAGAAAGGAGGAATTAAAACCACCCCAACAAAGGATGACAAGGAAGATTCGGAGCTCCTaaa GTGCCCAGTGCCAGGTTGTGACAGTCTGGGGCATATCAGTGGGAAATACGCCACCCACCGCAGTGCCTATGGGTGCCCACTGGCAGCACGCCGGCAGAAGGAGGGCATGTTAAATGGCACACCGTTCTCCTGGAAGGCCTTCAAGACTGAGGGCCCGACCTGCCCCACGCCAGGATGTGATGGATCAGGACATGCCAACGGCAGCTTTCTCACTCATCGCAG TTTATCAGGTTGCCCTAGAGCTTCAGCTAACAAGAAGAGAGCCAGGTTTCCAGGAGATGACTACATCAGCAAGAAATTCAGGGCAAGTGATG TTCTTGACAATGATGAAGACATAAAACAGCTGAACAAAGAGATCAATGAGCTGAATGAGTCAAACACTGAAATGGAAGCAGACATGGCCAACCTCCATACACAG ATCTCATCCATGGAGAAGAAcctcaagagcatggaggaaGAGAATAAGCTCATAGAGGAGAAGAATGAGGCTCTGTTCATGGAACTGTCAGGCCTGAGCCAGGCTCTTATCCGCAGCCTTGCCAACATCCGTCTACCACAGATG CAAGAGCCCATCACTGAGCAGAATTTTGACACATACGTGGATACGCTGACCCACATGTTCACCGATAAGGAGTGCTATCAGAACCCAGAGAACCGAGCCCTACTCGAGTCGATCAACCAGGCCGTCAAAGGCATCGAGGTGTGA